A window of the Salarias fasciatus chromosome 7, fSalaFa1.1, whole genome shotgun sequence genome harbors these coding sequences:
- the trabd gene encoding traB domain-containing protein yields MEQDNTSEDESVGPSEDELPCIPPGISDGETLELLWQLRAQRRQSSPDLPETVTCLTAPDGSLLYLVGTAHFSDSSKKDVATTIRAVQPDVVVVELCQYRVSMLKMDESTLLKEAKDINLEKVQHAIKQNGLMSGLMQILLLKVSAHITEQLGMAPGGEFREAFKEAGRVPFCKFHLGDRPIPVTFKRAIAALSLWQKARLAWGLCFLSDPISKEDVEKCKQKDLLEQTMSEMIGEFPALHQTIVAERDIYLTHTLRQATRCVEAPSNAQKVPAVVVGVVGMGHVPGIERNWEKQLNINEIMSVAPPSRFGWVLRILIKGVMVGMLGYACYRVGGSLGRALQSLHAVQSLLETLRPTPAGPPPLSSEL; encoded by the exons GATGAGTCAGTCGGTCCATCAGAAGATGAACTGCCTTGTATACCTCCAGGGATCT CCGATGGTGAAACGTTGGAGCTGCTCTGGCAGCTGCGCGCCCAGCGCCGCCAGTCATCCCCCGATCTCCCAGAGACGGTAACCTGTCTCACTGCCCCTGACGGCAGCCTCCTGTACCTGGTGGGCACCGCTCACTTCAGTGACAGCAGCAAAAAGGATGTGGCCACG ACGATCCGAGCTGTACAGCCAGACGTGGTCGTGGTGGAGCTCTGCCAGTACAGGGTGTCAATGTTAAAGATGGACGAGAGCACTCTGCTGAAGGAAGCCAAAGACATCAACCTGGAAAAGGTTCAGCATGCTATCAAGCAG AACGGGCTGATGTCGGGCCTCATGCAGATTCTCCTGCTCAAAGTGTCTGCTCACATCACAGAGCAACTGGGCATGGCACCCGGAGGAGAGTTTAGGGAGGCGTTCAAAGAG GCTGGGCGGGTACCGTTTTGTAAATTTCACCTCGGGGACAGGCCAATCCCAGTGACGTTCAAGAGAGCCATTGCAGCTCTCAGTCTGTGGCAGAAGGCCCGCCTTGCTTGGGGCCTTTGCTTTCTGTCTGACCCAATCAG TAAGGAAGACGTGGAGAAGTGCAAACAGAAGGACCTCCTGGAGCAGACCATGTCTGAGATGATCGGCGAGTTTCCAGCTCTTCACCAAACCATAGTGGCTGAAAGAGACAtctacctcacacacacactccgccagGCTACACGCTGTGTGGAGGCTCCCTCTAATGCCCAGA AAGTGCCTGCTGTGGTGGTGGGAGTCGTGGGGATGGGTCACGTCCCCGGCATTGAAAGAAACTGGGAAAAGCAGCTCAATATTAATGAAATCATGAg TGTTGCGCCCCCCTCACGTTTCGGCTGGGTGTTGCGAATTTTAATAAAGGGCGTCATGGTGGGCATGCTGGGATACGCCTGCTACCGCGTTGGAGGGAGTCTCGGCAGAGCCCTGCAGTCTTTGCACGCAGTCCAATCACTACTGGAGACGCTGCGGCCGACCCCCGCCGGACCCCCGCCGCTCTCCTCCGAGCTATGA
- the selenoo1 gene encoding selenoprotein O1 isoform X1 gives MSLAFPNCFRATLRADGPVWMAYLGPRFAPSRFVLPGVSAFRRLGSVGMDGMGLAVSRSPLERLDFDNVALRKLPLEGSEEPGVRQVKGACFSRVKPQPLTKPRFVAVSHEALALLGLSGEEVLGDELGPEYLSGSRVMPGSEPAAHCYCGHQFGQFAGQLGDGAACYLGEVKVPPGQDPELLRENPSGRWEIQVKGAGLTPYSRQADGRKVLRSSIREFLCSEAMFFLGIPTTRAGSVVTSDSRVIRDVYYSGHPRHERCSVVLRIAPTFLRFGSFEIFKQADELTGRQGPSYGRDEIRGQMMDYVIEMFYPEIQQNYPERVERNVAFFREVMLRTARLVAQWQCVGFCHGVLNTDNMSILGLTLDYGPYGFMDRFDPDFICNASDNSGRYSYQAQPAICRWNLVKLAEALAPELPPDRAEAVMDEYLDLFNRFYVDNMRKKLGLLIKEEPEDEILITELLRTMHNTGADFTNTFRSLSQISCPTEGQSDGEGDAVKKATDLLLEQCASIEELKAANKPTMDPRELAMLLSLAQSNPSLFQMISDRATIARQLDKLSRLKDLMETSQEELKAKQAEDWTAWITRYRKRLGRELEGQSDVLAVEEERVRVMNSSNPRVVLRNYIAQNAIEAAENGDFAEVQRVLRVLEKPFSSQPGLELPAWVGGGGAAARGERDEGEEEASTSTSRNPVPYDSKPPTWATEICVTUSS, from the exons ATGAGTTTGGCTTTCCCGAACTGCTTCCGGGCGACACTTCGGGCGGATGGCCCGGTTTGGATGGCGTATCTAGGACCTCGGTTCGCCCCGTCGCGCTTCGTCCTCCCCGGTGTGTCCGCCTTCAGACGCCTCGGCTCGGTCGGGATGGACGGAATGGGTCTGGCCGTGAGTCGGTCCCCTCTGGAGCGACTGGATTTTGACAACGTCGCCCTGAGGAAGCTTCCCCTGGAAGGGTCGGAGGAGCCCGGCGTGCGGCAGGTGAAAGGGGCGTGCTTCTCCCGGGTGAAGCCGCAGCCGCTCACCAAGCCCCGGTTCGTGGCGGTGTCGCACGAAGCCCTGGCGCTGCTGGGACTCTCCGGGGAGGAGGTGCTGGGCGACGAGCTGGGGCCGGAGTACCTGAGCGGCTCCAGGGTGATGCCCGGGTCCGAGCCCGCCGCGCACTGCTACTGCGGACACCAGTTCGGGCAGTTCGCGGGGCAACTGGGCGACGGAGCGGCGTGCTACCTGGGAGAGGTGAAGGTTCCCCCCGGCCAGGATCCCGAGCTGCTCCGGGAAAACCCGAGCGGCCGCTGGGAGATCCAGGTGAAAGGAGCTGGACTGACTCCTTATTCCAG acAAGCCGACGGCCGGAAGGTGCTGCGCTCCAGCATCAGAGAGTTCCTGTGCAGCgaggccatgttcttcctgggcaTCCCCACCACCAGAGCTGGCTCCGTGGTGACCTCTGACAGCAGGGTCATACGGGACGTGTACTACAGCGGGCACCCTCGCCACGAGAGGTGCTCCGTAGTTCTCCGCATTGCTCCCACCTTCCTCAG GTTCGGATCCTTTGAGATCTTCAAGCAGGCCGACGAGCTCACCGGCCGCCAGGGACCCAGCTACGGCCGCGACGAGATCCGAGGCCAGATGATGGATTATGTCATCGAGATGTTTTACCCTGAGATCCAACAGAATTATCCAGAGCGGGTGGAGAGGAATGTGGCTTTCTTCAGAGAG GTGATGCTTCGCACGGCTCGCCTGGTGGCTCAGTGGCAGTGTGTGGGTTTCTGTCACGGAGTCCTGAACACAGACAACATGAGCATCCTCGGACTCACGCTGGACTACGGCCCCTATGGCTTCATGGACCG GTTTGATCCCGATTTCATCTGCAATGCCTCTGACAACTCGGGCCGGTACTCCTACCAGGCCCAGCCGGCCATCTGCAGGTGGAACCTGGTGAAGCTGGCCGAGGCTCTGGCTCCAGAGCTGCCTCCAGACCGGGCGGAGGCCGTCATGGACGAGTACCTGGATCTTTTTAACCGATTTTATGTGGACAACATGAGGAAGAAGCTGGGCTTATTGATCAAAGAGGAACCCGAGGATGAGATCCTGATCACTGAGCTGCTGAGGACGATGCACAACACGG GCGCCGACTTCACAAACACCTTTCGTAGTTTGAGTCAGATCTCCTGCCCCACGGAGGGGCAAAGCGATGGAGAAGGAGATGCTGTGAAGAAAGCCACAGACCTTCTGCTGGAGCAGTGCGCCTCCATAGAGGAGCTCAAAGCTGCTAACAAACCCACAATGGATCCGCG CGAGCTGGCGATGCTGCTCTCCCTGGCTCAGAGCAACCCCTCGCTTTTCCAGATGATCTCAGACCGGGCGACGATCGCGAGGCAGTTGGACAAACTCAGCCGACTTAAAGATCTAATGGAGAccagccaggaggagctgaaagcCAAACAGGCAGAGGACTGGACCGCCTGGATCACACGTTATCG GAAACGTCTGGGCCGCGAGCTGGAAGGCCAGAGTGATGTGCTGGCGGTTGAGGAGGAGCGAGTGCGCGTGATGAACAGCAGCAACCCTCGTGTCGTGCTCAGGAACTACATCGCCCAGAACGCCATCGAAGCCGCCGAGAACGGAGACTTCGCTGAG GTCCAGCGTGTCCTCCGAGTCCTGGAGAAGCCTTTCTCCTCGCAGCCGGGCCTGGAGCTTCCTGCCTGGgtgggcgggggcggggcggccgCACGGGGAGAGCGGGacgaaggagaggaagaggcctCCACGTCCACGTCCAGAAACCCCGTCCCCTACGACAGCAAGCCTCCGACCTGGGCCACTGAAATCTGCGTCACATGATCTTCGTAA
- the selenoo1 gene encoding selenoprotein O1 isoform X2 produces the protein MSLAFPNCFRATLRADGPVWMAYLGPRFAPSRFVLPGVSAFRRLGSVGMDGMGLAVSRSPLERLDFDNVALRKLPLEGSEEPGVRQVKGACFSRVKPQPLTKPRFVAVSHEALALLGLSGEEVLGDELGPEYLSGSRVMPGSEPAAHCYCGHQFGQFAGQLGDGAACYLGEVKVPPGQDPELLRENPSGRWEIQVKGAGLTPYSRQADGRKVLRSSIREFLCSEAMFFLGIPTTRAGSVVTSDSRVIRDVYYSGHPRHERCSVVLRIAPTFLRFGSFEIFKQADELTGRQGPSYGRDEIRGQMMDYVIEMFYPEIQQNYPERVERNVAFFREVMLRTARLVAQWQCVGFCHGVLNTDNMSILGLTLDYGPYGFMDRFDPDFICNASDNSGRYSYQAQPAICRWNLVKLAEALAPELPPDRAEAVMDEYLDLFNRFYVDNMRKKLGLLIKEEPEDEILITELLRTMHNTGADFTNTFRSLSQISCPTEGQSDGEGDAVKKATDLLLEQCASIEELKAANKPTMDPRELAMLLSLAQSNPSLFQMISDRATIARQLDKLSRLKDLMETSQEELKAKQAEDWTAWITRYRKRLGRELEGQSDVLAVEEERVRVMNSSNPRVVLRNYIAQNAIEAAENGDFAEVQRVLRVLEKPFSSQPGLELPAWVGGGGAAARGERDEGEEEASTSTSRNPVPYDSKPPTWATEICVT, from the exons ATGAGTTTGGCTTTCCCGAACTGCTTCCGGGCGACACTTCGGGCGGATGGCCCGGTTTGGATGGCGTATCTAGGACCTCGGTTCGCCCCGTCGCGCTTCGTCCTCCCCGGTGTGTCCGCCTTCAGACGCCTCGGCTCGGTCGGGATGGACGGAATGGGTCTGGCCGTGAGTCGGTCCCCTCTGGAGCGACTGGATTTTGACAACGTCGCCCTGAGGAAGCTTCCCCTGGAAGGGTCGGAGGAGCCCGGCGTGCGGCAGGTGAAAGGGGCGTGCTTCTCCCGGGTGAAGCCGCAGCCGCTCACCAAGCCCCGGTTCGTGGCGGTGTCGCACGAAGCCCTGGCGCTGCTGGGACTCTCCGGGGAGGAGGTGCTGGGCGACGAGCTGGGGCCGGAGTACCTGAGCGGCTCCAGGGTGATGCCCGGGTCCGAGCCCGCCGCGCACTGCTACTGCGGACACCAGTTCGGGCAGTTCGCGGGGCAACTGGGCGACGGAGCGGCGTGCTACCTGGGAGAGGTGAAGGTTCCCCCCGGCCAGGATCCCGAGCTGCTCCGGGAAAACCCGAGCGGCCGCTGGGAGATCCAGGTGAAAGGAGCTGGACTGACTCCTTATTCCAG acAAGCCGACGGCCGGAAGGTGCTGCGCTCCAGCATCAGAGAGTTCCTGTGCAGCgaggccatgttcttcctgggcaTCCCCACCACCAGAGCTGGCTCCGTGGTGACCTCTGACAGCAGGGTCATACGGGACGTGTACTACAGCGGGCACCCTCGCCACGAGAGGTGCTCCGTAGTTCTCCGCATTGCTCCCACCTTCCTCAG GTTCGGATCCTTTGAGATCTTCAAGCAGGCCGACGAGCTCACCGGCCGCCAGGGACCCAGCTACGGCCGCGACGAGATCCGAGGCCAGATGATGGATTATGTCATCGAGATGTTTTACCCTGAGATCCAACAGAATTATCCAGAGCGGGTGGAGAGGAATGTGGCTTTCTTCAGAGAG GTGATGCTTCGCACGGCTCGCCTGGTGGCTCAGTGGCAGTGTGTGGGTTTCTGTCACGGAGTCCTGAACACAGACAACATGAGCATCCTCGGACTCACGCTGGACTACGGCCCCTATGGCTTCATGGACCG GTTTGATCCCGATTTCATCTGCAATGCCTCTGACAACTCGGGCCGGTACTCCTACCAGGCCCAGCCGGCCATCTGCAGGTGGAACCTGGTGAAGCTGGCCGAGGCTCTGGCTCCAGAGCTGCCTCCAGACCGGGCGGAGGCCGTCATGGACGAGTACCTGGATCTTTTTAACCGATTTTATGTGGACAACATGAGGAAGAAGCTGGGCTTATTGATCAAAGAGGAACCCGAGGATGAGATCCTGATCACTGAGCTGCTGAGGACGATGCACAACACGG GCGCCGACTTCACAAACACCTTTCGTAGTTTGAGTCAGATCTCCTGCCCCACGGAGGGGCAAAGCGATGGAGAAGGAGATGCTGTGAAGAAAGCCACAGACCTTCTGCTGGAGCAGTGCGCCTCCATAGAGGAGCTCAAAGCTGCTAACAAACCCACAATGGATCCGCG CGAGCTGGCGATGCTGCTCTCCCTGGCTCAGAGCAACCCCTCGCTTTTCCAGATGATCTCAGACCGGGCGACGATCGCGAGGCAGTTGGACAAACTCAGCCGACTTAAAGATCTAATGGAGAccagccaggaggagctgaaagcCAAACAGGCAGAGGACTGGACCGCCTGGATCACACGTTATCG GAAACGTCTGGGCCGCGAGCTGGAAGGCCAGAGTGATGTGCTGGCGGTTGAGGAGGAGCGAGTGCGCGTGATGAACAGCAGCAACCCTCGTGTCGTGCTCAGGAACTACATCGCCCAGAACGCCATCGAAGCCGCCGAGAACGGAGACTTCGCTGAG GTCCAGCGTGTCCTCCGAGTCCTGGAGAAGCCTTTCTCCTCGCAGCCGGGCCTGGAGCTTCCTGCCTGGgtgggcgggggcggggcggccgCACGGGGAGAGCGGGacgaaggagaggaagaggcctCCACGTCCACGTCCAGAAACCCCGTCCCCTACGACAGCAAGCCTCCGACCTGGGCCACTGAAATCTGCGTCACATGA